The Enterococcus sp. 7F3_DIV0205 genome has a window encoding:
- the iolB gene encoding 5-deoxy-glucuronate isomerase yields MAHLKYKPVPQTLSQGITLLQHINDKNTALQYIELKVIKMTSGSVFQESLGKQEVCIVALTGKITVSDGEQKFEAIGTRESVFEKIPTDSVYISIEHTFKITAISEATVILCYSPSETKKSTALIKASDNTIEHRGKYQNKRLVHNILPDTSLLADRLLVVEVFTDGGNWSSYPPHKHDQDNLPMESKLEETYYHEINPRQGFVFQRVYTDDRLLDETMSVENGDVVVVPKGYHPIGVPDGYDSYYLNVMAGPTRKWQFHNDPDHEWILTRE; encoded by the coding sequence ATGGCTCATTTAAAGTATAAACCTGTCCCGCAAACATTATCACAAGGGATCACATTGCTTCAGCATATCAATGATAAAAATACAGCGTTGCAATACATTGAACTAAAAGTGATCAAAATGACTAGTGGAAGCGTATTTCAAGAAAGCTTAGGAAAGCAAGAAGTATGTATCGTTGCACTGACAGGAAAAATCACAGTATCAGATGGCGAACAAAAATTTGAGGCTATCGGTACAAGGGAAAGTGTCTTTGAAAAAATCCCGACAGATAGTGTCTATATTTCGATAGAACATACTTTTAAGATTACAGCGATATCCGAAGCCACGGTGATTCTTTGTTACTCACCATCTGAAACGAAAAAATCGACTGCTCTGATCAAAGCCTCAGACAATACCATTGAACATCGAGGGAAGTATCAGAATAAACGTTTAGTTCATAATATTTTACCAGATACTAGTTTACTGGCTGATCGTTTGTTAGTCGTTGAAGTATTCACAGATGGCGGTAACTGGTCTAGTTACCCGCCGCATAAACACGATCAAGATAATTTGCCAATGGAATCTAAATTAGAAGAAACCTACTATCATGAAATAAATCCAAGGCAAGGATTTGTGTTTCAACGAGTGTATACAGATGATCGATTGCTTGATGAAACAATGTCTGTGGAAAATGGCGATGTTGTTGTAGTTCCTAAAGGCTACCACCCAATAGGGGTGCCTGATGGCTACGACTCTTATTACTTGAATGTCATGGCTGGTCCAACTAGAAAATGGCAGTTTCACAATGATCCTGATCATGAATGGATTTTAACGAGAGAATAG
- the iolC gene encoding 5-dehydro-2-deoxygluconokinase — translation MTKKFDMIALGRACIDLNAVEYNRPMEETMTFKKYVGGSPANIAIGSAKLGGKVGFIGKISDDQHGRFIEGFMREAGIDTSQMFIDQKGHKVGLAFTEIKSPEECSILMYRDQVADLYLAPEEIDEEYIKQTDLLLVSGTALAQSPSREAVLKAIAYARKNQVKVAFELDYRPYTWQSSEEVSVYYSIVAENADIVIGTRDEYDEMEGEKGGTNQATIEYLFQHRPELIVIKHGVKGSYAYTKNGGTYQAGSYKTEVLKTFGAGDSYAAAFLYALNTGKDIETALKYGSASAAIVVSKHSSSEAMPTAKEIEQLIAEQS, via the coding sequence ATGACAAAGAAATTTGATATGATTGCGCTTGGTCGAGCATGTATTGATCTGAATGCAGTTGAATATAATCGGCCGATGGAAGAAACGATGACCTTTAAAAAATATGTGGGCGGTTCCCCCGCAAATATTGCGATTGGTAGTGCGAAGTTAGGGGGAAAAGTTGGTTTTATCGGGAAAATTTCCGATGACCAGCATGGACGTTTTATTGAAGGATTTATGCGTGAAGCTGGAATCGATACGAGCCAGATGTTTATTGATCAAAAAGGCCATAAAGTAGGACTTGCATTTACAGAAATTAAAAGTCCAGAAGAATGTAGTATTTTGATGTATCGGGATCAAGTGGCGGATTTGTACTTAGCGCCTGAAGAAATTGATGAGGAGTATATCAAACAAACAGATCTTTTGTTAGTTTCTGGAACGGCTCTTGCGCAAAGCCCTTCTAGAGAAGCTGTATTAAAAGCGATTGCGTATGCTAGAAAAAATCAAGTAAAAGTAGCCTTTGAACTAGATTATCGTCCATACACATGGCAATCATCGGAAGAAGTTTCAGTTTATTATTCAATTGTCGCTGAAAATGCTGATATTGTGATCGGTACGAGAGATGAATACGATGAAATGGAAGGGGAAAAAGGTGGAACAAACCAAGCTACTATTGAATATCTATTTCAACATCGACCAGAGTTGATCGTAATCAAGCATGGTGTAAAAGGGTCCTATGCCTATACGAAAAATGGGGGAACGTATCAAGCAGGTTCTTATAAGACTGAAGTGTTGAAAACGTTTGGTGCGGGAGACTCTTATGCAGCGGCATTTCTATACGCACTGAATACGGGAAAAGATATAGAAACCGCGTTGAAGTATGGAAGTGCATCGGCGGCTATCGTTGTTAGTAAACATAGTTCATCAGAAGCGATGCCGACAGCCAAAGAAATCGAGCAATTAATTGCAGAGCAATCTTGA
- the iolD gene encoding 3D-(3,5/4)-trihydroxycyclohexane-1,2-dione acylhydrolase (decyclizing) has protein sequence MAKKIRLTTAQALIKFLNQQYIQVDGEEIPFVEGIFNVFGHGNVLGIGQALEEDPGHLKVIQGKNEQGMTHAAVAYSRQKLRQKIFAVTASAGPGSANMITAAATAFANNIPVLILPADTFATRQPDPVLQQLEHETSAAITTNDAFKAVSRYWDRVQRPEQLMSSLLRAFEVMTNPANCGPATICIAQDTEAEAYDYDEEFFKKRIHYIDRQVPTERELKGAAQRIATSKKPVIIVGGGAKYSEAREALIRLSSQCEIPLVETPAGKSTVESDFKNNLGGTGILGTLAANKAVRQADLIIGIGTRYTDFTTSSKTAFNYEETKFLNINVNRMQAYKFDAFQLVGDARETLERLIPMLTEYQTSFGGSIQKLKEEWAVERRRLGEISFSREHFSPEIKDQFAQEILNEYADALQTELTQTSAFLTINHTVAKDSIVIASAGSLPGDMQRLWNPVVPNTYHLEYGYSCMGYEVSGALGVKLANPAQEVYAMVGDGSFLMLHSELVTALQYGQKINILLFDNSGFGCINNLQMGNGSDSYKCEFRDYNNQIMNIDYAKIAEGYGAKSYRANTEEELIAALEDAKKQEKSTLIEMKVLPKTMSDGYDSWWHVGVAEVSNSPTVQAAYKHSQEMLKKAKEY, from the coding sequence ATGGCTAAAAAAATTCGATTAACCACAGCACAAGCACTTATCAAATTTTTGAATCAGCAATATATTCAGGTTGATGGGGAAGAAATTCCTTTTGTTGAAGGGATTTTCAATGTCTTTGGTCATGGAAATGTTTTGGGGATTGGTCAGGCGCTTGAAGAAGATCCGGGGCATTTGAAAGTGATTCAAGGTAAAAATGAACAAGGGATGACGCATGCAGCCGTGGCGTATAGTCGGCAGAAGTTGAGACAGAAAATTTTTGCTGTTACGGCCTCGGCTGGTCCTGGATCAGCTAATATGATCACGGCGGCAGCGACGGCATTTGCCAACAACATTCCAGTGTTGATTTTACCAGCAGATACCTTTGCAACACGGCAACCTGATCCTGTTTTACAGCAATTAGAACACGAAACGAGTGCGGCAATCACAACAAATGATGCGTTTAAAGCAGTTTCAAGATATTGGGATCGTGTTCAACGACCAGAACAGCTAATGAGTAGTTTGCTAAGGGCTTTTGAAGTGATGACGAATCCGGCGAACTGCGGGCCAGCAACGATTTGTATTGCCCAAGATACAGAAGCCGAAGCGTATGATTACGATGAAGAGTTCTTTAAAAAAAGAATCCACTACATTGATCGGCAAGTCCCGACGGAGCGTGAATTAAAAGGGGCTGCACAGAGAATCGCAACAAGTAAGAAACCAGTGATTATCGTTGGAGGCGGTGCGAAGTATTCCGAAGCACGTGAGGCTTTGATTCGTTTATCTTCACAATGTGAGATTCCGCTAGTAGAAACACCTGCGGGCAAGTCCACTGTAGAGTCGGATTTTAAGAATAACTTAGGTGGTACTGGTATTTTAGGAACGTTAGCGGCCAACAAAGCGGTTCGACAAGCTGATTTGATTATTGGGATTGGAACACGGTATACAGATTTTACGACTTCTTCAAAAACGGCTTTTAATTATGAAGAAACGAAATTTCTAAATATCAATGTCAATCGAATGCAGGCCTACAAGTTTGATGCTTTTCAGCTCGTCGGTGATGCAAGAGAGACATTGGAACGACTGATACCGATGTTAACGGAATATCAAACATCATTTGGTGGAAGTATTCAAAAGCTGAAAGAAGAGTGGGCTGTTGAAAGAAGGCGTCTAGGTGAGATTTCTTTTTCAAGGGAGCATTTTTCGCCAGAAATCAAAGACCAATTTGCGCAAGAAATTCTAAATGAATATGCGGATGCGTTGCAGACTGAACTGACTCAGACGAGTGCATTTCTTACGATCAATCATACGGTAGCTAAAGACAGTATTGTTATTGCGTCGGCTGGTTCGTTACCTGGTGACATGCAGCGTTTATGGAATCCTGTTGTACCGAATACGTATCATCTAGAATATGGTTATTCTTGTATGGGCTATGAAGTTAGCGGTGCCTTAGGTGTGAAGTTGGCAAATCCAGCACAAGAAGTGTATGCCATGGTAGGCGATGGTAGTTTCCTGATGCTTCACTCAGAGCTGGTCACAGCACTGCAATATGGACAAAAAATCAATATTCTACTGTTTGATAATTCTGGATTTGGCTGTATCAATAATTTACAAATGGGGAATGGCAGTGATAGCTATAAGTGCGAATTTAGAGATTATAATAATCAAATCATGAATATAGATTATGCAAAAATCGCGGAAGGCTATGGCGCTAAAAGTTATCGGGCTAACACGGAAGAAGAACTTATTGCAGCGTTAGAAGATGCTAAGAAACAAGAAAAATCTACGTTGATCGAAATGAAGGTTTTACCGAAAACGATGTCAGATGGCTATGATAGTTGGTGGCATGTGGGCGTTGCTGAAGTTTCGAATAGTCCAACTGTTCAGGCGGCGTATAAGCATAGTCAAGAAATGTTGAAAAAAGCCAAAGAGTATTAA
- a CDS encoding Gfo/Idh/MocA family protein → MDLKVGVIGTGAIGIEHIRRINEKVQGAYVTAVSDINVEQAQSLADQIEAVFFETGEELIASSKVDIVVVTSWDPTHEKYVLEAIKHGKYVFCEKPLATDSAGCKRIVDAEIKAGKKLVQVGFMRRYDRGYIELKEAIETKKFGEPLMLHCAHRNPTADENYLTPMAIINTGIHEIDALRWLLQEDYVSAQMILPKQTSFTHEKLHDPQMLILETASGIHIDLEIFVNCQFGYNIKCEVVCETGEIGLEDPAYTHVKAKGKNYTKVAPDWQTRFVEAYDYEFELWIRSIQTGNLTGPTAWDGYAAAVTMDACGKARDTGEKTSIQLPDCPALYK, encoded by the coding sequence ATGGATTTAAAAGTCGGCGTCATTGGAACAGGTGCAATTGGGATCGAACATATTAGAAGAATCAATGAAAAAGTACAAGGTGCTTATGTTACTGCGGTGTCAGATATTAATGTAGAGCAAGCGCAAAGTTTAGCAGATCAGATTGAGGCTGTCTTTTTTGAGACAGGAGAAGAATTGATTGCGTCATCGAAGGTGGATATTGTTGTGGTAACATCTTGGGATCCAACCCATGAAAAATATGTATTAGAAGCAATTAAACATGGAAAATATGTTTTTTGCGAAAAACCTTTAGCTACAGATAGTGCAGGTTGTAAACGGATTGTTGATGCCGAAATTAAAGCTGGAAAGAAATTAGTCCAAGTTGGTTTTATGAGAAGGTATGACCGTGGTTATATTGAGTTGAAAGAAGCGATCGAAACTAAAAAATTCGGAGAACCTTTGATGCTTCATTGTGCTCATAGAAATCCAACGGCAGATGAAAACTATCTAACACCAATGGCGATTATCAATACAGGGATTCATGAAATCGATGCGTTGCGTTGGCTGCTTCAAGAAGATTATGTTTCGGCTCAGATGATTTTGCCGAAACAAACGAGTTTTACGCATGAAAAATTGCATGATCCGCAAATGTTGATTTTAGAAACAGCTTCTGGTATTCACATTGATTTGGAGATTTTCGTTAATTGTCAGTTTGGCTATAATATCAAATGTGAAGTTGTTTGTGAGACTGGGGAGATTGGACTAGAAGATCCGGCGTATACTCATGTGAAGGCAAAAGGCAAAAATTACACGAAAGTTGCACCAGATTGGCAAACTCGTTTTGTCGAAGCATATGACTATGAGTTTGAATTGTGGATCCGTTCGATTCAAACCGGCAATCTAACAGGACCAACGGCTTGGGATGGCTACGCGGCAGCCGTTACGATGGATGCTTGTGGTAAGGCAAGAGATACAGGTGAGAAAACGTCTATTCAATTGCCAGATTGCCCAGCATTATATAAATAA
- the iolG gene encoding inositol 2-dehydrogenase, which yields MGKIKVGIVGLGRLGKVHAQNLAENVQGCQLVAACSFVQEELDYAVTELGVQETYKDYETMVKSPTIDAIFIVSPSGFHCEQIQLAMKQGKHVFCEKPIGLDLAEIKETERVIQSRPDQVFMLGFMRRYDDSYRYAKQLVEAGELGELTLIRCYSIDPSSGMESFVKFAGASDSGGIFMDMSIHDIDLVRWFTKKEVSKVWAIGKNAAYPELDEVGELETGAAMMQMENQAMAILVAGRNCHHGYHVETELIGTKGMLRVAAAPEKNLVTIMDEHGVVRACSQDFPERFREAFVNEAKEFIACIREKRQPQVSANDGLQSTKVALACKQSFETNELIEIENL from the coding sequence ATGGGGAAAATCAAAGTTGGAATTGTCGGTTTAGGTCGTTTAGGGAAAGTTCACGCCCAAAATTTAGCTGAAAATGTTCAAGGCTGCCAATTAGTTGCTGCTTGTAGTTTTGTTCAAGAGGAATTAGATTATGCGGTAACAGAATTAGGCGTACAAGAAACATACAAAGATTATGAAACGATGGTAAAAAGCCCAACGATCGATGCTATTTTTATTGTTTCACCTTCAGGTTTTCATTGCGAACAGATTCAATTAGCGATGAAACAGGGGAAACACGTTTTTTGTGAGAAACCAATCGGCTTGGATCTGGCTGAAATAAAAGAAACTGAACGAGTGATTCAAAGTCGTCCAGATCAAGTCTTCATGTTGGGATTCATGCGTCGTTATGACGATTCGTATCGTTATGCCAAACAGCTAGTAGAGGCTGGGGAACTAGGGGAACTGACTTTGATACGCTGTTATAGTATTGATCCTAGTTCAGGTATGGAAAGCTTTGTGAAATTCGCAGGGGCTAGCGATAGCGGAGGGATTTTCATGGATATGTCGATTCATGATATTGATTTAGTCCGTTGGTTTACAAAGAAAGAAGTTAGTAAAGTTTGGGCGATTGGAAAAAATGCGGCTTATCCTGAATTAGATGAAGTAGGAGAATTGGAAACAGGAGCTGCTATGATGCAGATGGAAAATCAAGCGATGGCGATCTTGGTCGCTGGTCGAAATTGTCATCACGGGTATCATGTAGAAACAGAGCTGATCGGAACAAAAGGGATGCTTAGGGTGGCTGCAGCACCAGAGAAAAATCTAGTTACGATAATGGATGAACATGGCGTTGTACGAGCTTGCTCACAAGATTTTCCAGAAAGATTTCGCGAAGCTTTTGTTAATGAAGCAAAAGAGTTTATTGCCTGTATTAGAGAAAAGCGCCAACCGCAAGTTTCAGCCAATGATGGGCTACAGTCAACAAAAGTGGCATTAGCATGTAAACAATCGTTTGAAACAAATGAATTGATTGAAATTGAGAATTTGTAA
- the iolE gene encoding myo-inosose-2 dehydratase — translation MNESKIRLGIAPIAWTNDDMPELGKENTFEQCISEMALSGFVGTEIGNKYPKDPAVLKPYLDIRGLSVASAWFSAFLTTKPYGETEQAFIEHMNFLHAMGAKVIVVSEQGHSIQGQMELGIFKEKPVFSEAEWQALATGLERLGDLAQAKGMAIVYHHHMGTGVQTTEEIAKLMELTDPKKVSLLFDTGHLVFSGEDPIEIYQKYQDRIKHIHFKDIREKIAKQVREEEQSFLNAVKAGVFTVPGDGMIDFAPIWEAIKSSDYKGWIVVEAEQDPAKANPFEYAVKARNYIRKITSI, via the coding sequence ATGAATGAGTCGAAAATCCGTTTGGGGATTGCCCCAATTGCCTGGACAAATGATGATATGCCAGAGTTAGGTAAAGAAAACACGTTTGAACAATGCATCAGTGAAATGGCCTTGTCAGGGTTCGTGGGGACTGAAATTGGGAATAAGTACCCAAAAGATCCCGCTGTACTGAAACCATATCTTGATATTCGTGGATTGTCTGTAGCGAGTGCGTGGTTCAGCGCCTTTTTAACAACGAAGCCGTATGGTGAAACAGAACAAGCTTTTATTGAACATATGAATTTTCTGCATGCTATGGGAGCTAAAGTAATCGTCGTTTCAGAACAAGGACATAGTATTCAAGGGCAAATGGAACTAGGGATTTTTAAAGAAAAGCCTGTATTTTCAGAAGCGGAGTGGCAAGCGTTGGCTACTGGTTTGGAGCGCTTAGGCGATTTGGCACAAGCTAAAGGAATGGCAATTGTTTACCATCATCATATGGGGACAGGTGTACAAACGACGGAAGAAATCGCTAAATTGATGGAACTGACCGATCCTAAGAAAGTTTCGTTACTTTTTGATACAGGACACTTAGTTTTTTCTGGAGAAGATCCGATTGAGATTTATCAAAAATATCAGGATCGTATCAAACACATCCATTTTAAAGATATTCGAGAGAAAATAGCAAAACAAGTAAGAGAAGAGGAGCAAAGTTTTTTAAATGCAGTTAAAGCAGGTGTATTTACTGTTCCAGGTGATGGAATGATCGATTTTGCGCCAATTTGGGAAGCTATCAAGAGTAGCGATTACAAAGGATGGATCGTTGTTGAAGCAGAACAAGATCCAGCAAAAGCGAATCCTTTTGAATATGCCGTGAAAGCGAGAAATTATATTCGTAAAATCACGAGTATTTAA
- a CDS encoding solute:sodium symporter family transporter translates to MNLFSLISFVVIVACVWIFAYSRAKGVDTSGSEGFFMGGRSLTALPIAGSIIMTNLSTEQIVGQNGQSYHAGMEVMAWEVTAAIAIVALAVVFLPKYFKYGINTVSDFIEIRYDTVTKRIISILFIVTYMISFLPVVLYSGSLVFNKIFHIDELLGVRPIVAIILVALIIGVIGILYLLIGGLSLSANSDTVYGVGLLICGLLIPILGVMKLGEGNFIGGIDYIVDHTPWLLNSVGAIDSAIVPWPTLITGMLFNNLYFWCTNQMIVQKALSGKNLAEAQKGTFMVGLFKVFGALFLVFPGIVARNIFGDALMSNPDNAYPHLVTEVLPQALFGVFAAVIFGAILSSFAGALNATATLFSLDFYKPVLNKQADDKQIARAGKIVTIVVGVISVIVAPFISFAPAGLYQFVQEFNGLYNMPLLVIILFAFYSKKATAVAAKSTIAIHIVLYALSKVFLKDIHFLYVLSLLFFLDVLIMLAISKWKPDGNFVLESFDTKVDIKPWRYTKIVSVVLVAIVILTYIAFSPIGLASLQ, encoded by the coding sequence ATGAATTTATTTTCTCTTATTAGTTTTGTCGTAATCGTGGCTTGTGTCTGGATTTTTGCATACAGTCGTGCTAAAGGTGTAGATACTTCTGGCTCGGAAGGCTTCTTTATGGGAGGGAGAAGCCTGACTGCTTTGCCGATTGCAGGTTCAATTATCATGACAAACTTATCAACAGAACAAATCGTCGGTCAAAATGGTCAAAGCTATCACGCGGGTATGGAAGTGATGGCGTGGGAAGTGACTGCTGCGATTGCAATTGTTGCTTTAGCGGTCGTCTTTTTACCGAAATATTTTAAATATGGTATTAATACTGTTTCAGATTTTATTGAAATTCGCTATGATACAGTGACGAAACGGATTATTTCGATTTTATTTATCGTAACGTACATGATTTCCTTTTTACCTGTTGTTTTATATTCAGGTTCACTCGTTTTTAATAAGATTTTTCATATAGATGAACTATTAGGTGTCCGTCCAATTGTAGCAATTATTTTGGTAGCCTTGATAATAGGTGTAATCGGTATTCTATATTTATTGATCGGTGGATTATCGTTGAGCGCCAATAGTGATACAGTATATGGTGTTGGATTGTTGATTTGCGGTCTGTTGATCCCCATCTTAGGTGTGATGAAATTAGGTGAGGGCAATTTTATTGGCGGAATTGATTATATCGTCGATCATACGCCGTGGCTGTTAAACTCTGTTGGAGCGATCGATTCAGCAATCGTACCATGGCCGACGTTGATTACAGGAATGCTGTTTAATAATTTGTATTTCTGGTGTACCAATCAAATGATCGTACAAAAAGCGTTGTCAGGGAAAAATTTAGCCGAAGCGCAAAAAGGAACATTTATGGTAGGGCTATTTAAAGTATTTGGAGCGTTATTCTTGGTGTTTCCAGGTATAGTAGCGCGTAATATTTTTGGAGATGCCTTAATGAGCAATCCTGATAATGCTTATCCTCATCTAGTGACAGAAGTGTTACCACAAGCGTTGTTCGGTGTGTTTGCAGCTGTGATTTTCGGGGCGATCCTATCCTCTTTTGCTGGAGCCTTAAATGCAACCGCAACTCTATTTTCGTTAGATTTCTACAAACCTGTGCTCAATAAGCAAGCAGATGATAAACAAATTGCGCGAGCTGGGAAAATTGTTACTATAGTAGTGGGTGTAATATCTGTGATCGTAGCACCATTCATATCTTTTGCACCAGCAGGGCTGTATCAATTTGTCCAAGAATTCAATGGGTTATACAATATGCCATTATTGGTGATTATTCTATTTGCCTTTTATTCTAAAAAAGCCACAGCTGTTGCAGCGAAATCAACGATTGCGATTCATATTGTTTTGTATGCGTTATCAAAAGTCTTTTTGAAAGATATCCATTTCTTATATGTACTAAGTCTGCTATTTTTCTTAGATGTTTTGATTATGCTAGCAATTTCGAAATGGAAACCAGATGGCAATTTTGTGTTGGAGTCGTTTGATACAAAAGTCGACATTAAACCGTGGCGTTATACAAAAATTGTTTCCGTTGTTTTGGTTGCAATTGTTATTTTGACGTATATTGCGTTTTCTCCAATAGGTTTAGCGAGTCTGCAATAA
- a CDS encoding PTS sugar transporter subunit IIB, producing MEKNILIICEAGISASLLVSKMLEALREKELEYTIDYAPVSRVQEKLTFKNYDVLLLTPQVARHEDKIKRIVEQEKCTSNIIFIQPEDFQYMNVERIIAKL from the coding sequence ATGGAAAAGAATATTTTAATTATCTGTGAGGCTGGAATCAGTGCGTCTTTATTGGTCTCAAAAATGCTTGAGGCTCTTAGGGAAAAAGAGTTAGAGTATACGATCGATTATGCACCTGTAAGTCGCGTTCAAGAAAAGCTGACCTTTAAGAATTATGATGTATTACTTTTGACGCCTCAAGTTGCAAGGCATGAAGACAAAATAAAAAGAATTGTTGAACAGGAAAAATGTACATCTAACATCATATTTATACAACCAGAAGATTTTCAGTATATGAA